The following proteins are co-located in the Wenzhouxiangella marina genome:
- the folK gene encoding 2-amino-4-hydroxy-6-hydroxymethyldihydropteridine diphosphokinase, with the protein MSRAWVGLGSNQGDSADLLEQALEAIAALPRTRLLAVSPAYRTPAWGVTDQPDFLNAVAELETDMSPECLLGGLLGIESALGRRREGPRWGPRLIDLDLLLVDGLARSTMELSLPHPRLHERAFVLIPLNDLAPELEIPGRGKVGALLAELPASEREAIRSAPALRYQTVH; encoded by the coding sequence ATGAGCCGAGCCTGGGTCGGGCTGGGCAGCAATCAGGGCGATTCGGCCGACCTTCTGGAACAGGCCCTCGAGGCGATCGCTGCCTTGCCCCGGACGCGACTGCTGGCCGTCTCACCGGCCTACCGCACCCCGGCCTGGGGGGTGACCGATCAGCCCGATTTCCTCAATGCCGTGGCCGAGCTCGAGACCGACATGAGCCCCGAGTGCCTGCTGGGCGGCCTGCTGGGCATCGAATCCGCCCTGGGACGCCGACGCGAGGGGCCGCGCTGGGGGCCGCGATTGATCGATCTCGATCTGCTGCTCGTCGATGGACTGGCGCGTTCGACCATGGAACTGAGCCTGCCGCACCCGCGCCTGCACGAGCGCGCCTTCGTGCTGATTCCCTTGAACGATCTGGCGCCCGAGCTCGAGATTCCCGGCCGCGGGAAGGTCGGCGCATTGCTCGCCGAGCTGCCTGCTTCGGAGCGAGAGGCGATCCGGAGCGCTCCGGCCCTGCGGTATCAGACAGTACACTAG
- the panB gene encoding 3-methyl-2-oxobutanoate hydroxymethyltransferase has product MSQTARPVTVPALAASKREGRPITMLTAYDASFAASIDRAGVDCVLVGDSLGNVIQGQASTLPVTVDDMVYHTAAVARGLERALLVADLPFLSYHDRSTAMASAGALMRAGAAMVKLEGGAQVVPIVAELVGQGIPVCGHLGLTPQHVHQLGGYRVQGREDEPARQLREDAQALERAGAGMLVLECVPSALAGEIASSLAIPVIGIGAGAGVDGQVLVSYDLLGIGTGRRPKFVKDFLAESGTIASAFEAFVAAVQAREFPAAEHAYD; this is encoded by the coding sequence ATGAGCCAGACCGCAAGACCCGTCACCGTCCCCGCGCTTGCGGCCAGCAAACGCGAGGGTCGGCCGATCACCATGCTGACCGCCTACGATGCGAGCTTCGCGGCCAGCATCGATCGGGCCGGCGTGGACTGCGTGCTGGTCGGTGACTCGCTGGGCAACGTCATTCAGGGCCAGGCCTCGACCCTGCCGGTGACGGTTGATGACATGGTCTATCACACCGCGGCCGTGGCCCGCGGGCTCGAGCGGGCGCTGCTGGTCGCCGATCTGCCCTTTCTCAGCTACCACGACCGCTCGACGGCCATGGCCAGCGCAGGCGCCCTCATGCGTGCCGGTGCGGCGATGGTCAAGCTCGAAGGCGGTGCGCAGGTCGTGCCCATCGTCGCGGAACTGGTCGGGCAGGGCATCCCGGTCTGCGGGCATCTGGGACTGACGCCCCAGCATGTCCATCAGCTCGGCGGCTACCGCGTGCAGGGCCGGGAGGACGAACCGGCACGACAGCTGCGCGAGGATGCGCAGGCCCTGGAACGTGCGGGTGCCGGGATGTTGGTGCTCGAATGCGTGCCGAGCGCCCTGGCCGGGGAAATCGCCTCGTCGCTGGCGATTCCGGTGATCGGGATCGGTGCGGGTGCTGGCGTCGACGGTCAGGTGCTGGTCAGCTACGATCTGCTGGGCATCGGTACCGGTCGACGGCCGAAGTTCGTCAAGGACTTCCTCGCCGAGTCGGGCACGATCGCCAGCGCCTTCGAGGCCTTCGTGGCGGCCGTGCAGGCGCGTGAATTCCCCGCGGCCGAGCACGCCTACGATTGA
- the pcnB gene encoding polynucleotide adenylyltransferase PcnB, translating to MTNTQPQAEGHTLRIIEHHEHGIEPRQISGNAIKVVERLQEAGFLAYIVGGSVRDLLLGESPKDFDVATSATPEEVKEVMRNARLIGRRFRLAHVRFGREIIEVATFRGGSEEDDSEHREVEKSGRVLRDNVYGSEEEDARRRDFTINALMYDPSTETIRDHVGGYEDVLERRLRLIGDPVTRYREDPVRLLRAVRFQVKLDLSIEPQTAGPMVSMAPLLADIPPARLFDEILKLFLAGRAWPTYQALVRQNLWEQLFPDLFEDPANPPALVEQTMKNTDGRVQQGLPVTPGFLFAAFLWPKVKPRAEELVAKGVAPVEALAEAGEEAIVAQARKVAIHRRFSTMSKEIWCMQPRFEKRRGNRALRLISERRFRAAYDFLLLRVLEEPELKELADWWTQIQEVEGEDREAMTRNVGGPRKRRRRPRKRKAPASA from the coding sequence TTGACCAACACGCAACCCCAGGCCGAAGGCCATACCCTGCGCATCATCGAACACCACGAGCACGGCATCGAGCCGCGCCAGATCAGCGGTAACGCGATCAAGGTCGTGGAGCGCCTTCAGGAGGCCGGATTTCTGGCCTATATCGTCGGCGGCTCGGTCCGCGATCTGCTGCTCGGCGAGTCGCCGAAGGACTTCGACGTGGCCACCAGCGCCACGCCCGAGGAAGTCAAGGAGGTCATGCGCAACGCCCGCCTGATCGGCCGGCGCTTCCGCCTGGCGCACGTCCGCTTCGGGCGCGAGATCATCGAAGTCGCGACCTTTCGCGGTGGTTCGGAAGAGGACGACAGCGAACACCGCGAGGTCGAGAAAAGCGGTCGGGTACTGCGTGACAACGTCTACGGCAGCGAGGAAGAAGACGCCCGTCGGCGCGATTTCACCATCAATGCCCTGATGTACGACCCGAGCACGGAAACCATCCGGGATCACGTCGGTGGCTACGAAGACGTCCTCGAGCGCCGCCTGCGCCTGATCGGTGATCCCGTCACCCGCTACCGCGAGGATCCGGTTCGCTTGCTCCGGGCCGTTCGCTTCCAGGTCAAGCTCGACCTGTCGATCGAACCGCAGACGGCCGGGCCGATGGTCAGCATGGCTCCCTTGCTGGCCGATATTCCGCCGGCCCGCCTGTTCGACGAGATTCTCAAGCTGTTCCTGGCCGGCCGCGCCTGGCCGACCTACCAGGCGCTGGTGCGTCAGAACCTCTGGGAGCAGCTGTTCCCCGATCTGTTCGAGGATCCGGCCAACCCGCCGGCCCTGGTCGAACAGACGATGAAGAACACGGACGGTCGCGTCCAGCAGGGCCTGCCCGTGACCCCGGGTTTCCTGTTCGCTGCCTTCCTGTGGCCCAAGGTCAAGCCGCGTGCCGAGGAGTTGGTGGCCAAGGGCGTGGCGCCCGTCGAAGCGCTGGCCGAAGCCGGTGAGGAAGCGATCGTCGCGCAGGCGCGGAAAGTCGCGATCCACCGTCGCTTCTCGACCATGTCGAAAGAGATCTGGTGCATGCAGCCGCGCTTCGAGAAGCGGCGAGGCAATCGCGCCCTGCGCCTGATCAGCGAACGTCGCTTCCGGGCGGCCTACGATTTTCTCCTCCTGCGCGTGCTCGAAGAGCCCGAGCTCAAGGAACTGGCCGACTGGTGGACGCAGATCCAGGAGGTCGAGGGCGAGGATCGTGAGGCCATGACTCGCAACGTCGGTGGTCCGCGCAAGCGCCGTCGGCGGCCCAGAAAACGCAAGGCACCGGCATCGGCATGA
- a CDS encoding outer membrane protein assembly factor BamC produces the protein MNFYRLCSIALVASLMAGCFNRDRQPIYVQSEEVPPIEVPEDLSLPDVRQTYDIPGTYLPQLAAMGNEARPPVVLSSAEAEASRSHIRFGPTGLYLEVEDEASSVWRRLSFTLNRGGMSVRQVNEDAMRYRFDFRHDPVEIERSGMSRLAFWRSGEILDYSGAYQAELQPDGANTRVVLLGGDGEILDMDRAEFVLAVLRERLG, from the coding sequence ATGAATTTCTACCGACTTTGTTCGATTGCGCTCGTCGCCAGTCTTATGGCCGGTTGCTTCAACCGGGACCGCCAGCCGATCTACGTGCAGAGCGAGGAGGTGCCGCCGATCGAGGTGCCCGAGGACCTGTCCCTGCCGGACGTGCGCCAGACCTACGATATTCCGGGCACCTACCTGCCCCAGCTGGCGGCGATGGGTAACGAGGCGCGCCCGCCGGTGGTGCTGTCCAGCGCCGAAGCCGAGGCTTCCCGTTCGCACATCCGCTTCGGCCCGACGGGCCTGTATCTCGAAGTGGAAGACGAAGCCAGCAGCGTCTGGCGTCGACTGAGTTTTACCCTCAACCGGGGTGGCATGAGCGTGCGGCAGGTCAACGAGGACGCCATGCGCTACCGCTTCGATTTCCGCCACGATCCGGTCGAGATCGAGCGCAGCGGCATGTCGCGCCTGGCCTTCTGGCGTTCCGGCGAGATCCTGGATTACAGCGGTGCCTACCAGGCCGAATTGCAGCCGGACGGTGCCAACACGCGCGTCGTCCTGCTGGGGGGCGATGGCGAGATCCTTGACATGGATCGCGCCGAGTTCGTGCTGGCGGTGCTGCGCGAGCGATTGGGCTGA
- the fdxA gene encoding ferredoxin FdxA, translating to MTFVVIENCIKCKYTDCVEVCPVDCFHEGPNFLVIDPEECIDCTLCEPECPAEAIVPEDDIPAGQEAFLELNAELSREWPVISEMKPHPEDAKEWDGVPGKLKYLER from the coding sequence ATGACCTTTGTCGTTATCGAGAACTGCATCAAGTGCAAATACACCGACTGCGTGGAAGTCTGTCCCGTCGACTGTTTCCACGAGGGACCGAACTTCCTGGTCATCGACCCGGAAGAGTGTATCGACTGCACGCTCTGCGAGCCCGAGTGCCCGGCTGAAGCCATCGTGCCGGAAGATGACATTCCCGCCGGTCAGGAAGCCTTCCTGGAGCTCAACGCCGAACTGAGTCGGGAATGGCCGGTGATCAGTGAAATGAAGCCCCATCCGGAAGACGCCAAGGAGTGGGACGGCGTGCCGGGCAAGTTGAAGTATCTGGAGCGCTGA
- the panC gene encoding pantoate--beta-alanine ligase translates to MKLGPTHDLAELRRTIRSWQADGQRVGFVPTMGNLHAGHLALVDRLRKSCDRVVTSIFVNPTQFGPNEDFAAYPRTLEADLAALTELGADLAWVPSVETMYPLAESFMVRAPKALADTLCGADRPGHFDGVASVVLRLFLQVAPDAAIFGEKDFQQLLIIRELVRDYALDIDIESLPTVREVDGLAMSSRNQYLSAEERARAPALHAVLRETAAALAEGDDWATLQRRGFERLSDAGFEPQYLEWRSAETLGVPEAGRPQRLLAAARLGKARLIDNLAVDA, encoded by the coding sequence ATGAAACTCGGTCCCACTCACGATCTCGCCGAACTGCGCCGTACGATTCGGTCCTGGCAGGCCGACGGCCAGCGGGTGGGCTTCGTGCCCACGATGGGCAATCTGCATGCGGGCCATCTGGCCCTGGTCGACCGCCTCCGCAAGAGCTGCGATCGTGTCGTCACGAGTATCTTCGTCAATCCCACCCAGTTCGGCCCGAACGAGGACTTCGCGGCCTACCCGCGCACCCTCGAGGCGGACCTGGCTGCCTTGACCGAGCTTGGCGCGGACCTGGCCTGGGTGCCGAGTGTCGAGACCATGTATCCACTGGCCGAGTCCTTCATGGTGCGGGCACCGAAGGCCCTGGCCGACACCCTCTGCGGCGCGGATCGCCCGGGCCACTTCGACGGTGTTGCCAGCGTGGTGCTGCGCCTGTTCCTGCAGGTGGCCCCGGATGCCGCGATCTTCGGCGAGAAGGACTTCCAGCAGCTCCTGATCATCCGCGAGCTGGTGCGGGACTACGCGCTGGACATCGACATCGAGAGCCTGCCGACGGTTCGTGAAGTCGATGGTCTGGCGATGAGCTCCCGCAATCAATACCTGAGCGCCGAGGAGCGCGCGCGGGCGCCGGCGCTGCATGCGGTGCTTCGCGAGACCGCGGCAGCCCTGGCCGAAGGCGACGACTGGGCGACGCTCCAGCGCCGGGGTTTCGAGCGTCTTAGTGACGCCGGTTTCGAGCCGCAGTATCTGGAATGGCGATCTGCCGAAACCCTGGGCGTTCCCGAAGCCGGGCGTCCTCAGCGCCTGCTTGCGGCAGCTCGCCTGGGCAAGGCCCGATTGATCGACAACCTGGCTGTCGACGCCTAA
- a CDS encoding ParA family protein, with product MRTIAVVNAKGGCGKTTIATNLASALAWEGHAVALGDMDPQQSANDWLDQRSEDYPVIEMVNRDGGPLRAPSGTDILILDTPAGIHGTELGHVLRRAETVLIPVLPSPVDMRAAWRFLNQLLELKPVKERQTVVGLIANRVRPQTIIYRELTGFLHDFRIPVVGQLRDTMNYVRAFERGLAVSDLPPYQAWADWEQWEPILGWIRSRKSRGKG from the coding sequence ATGCGAACGATCGCGGTTGTCAACGCCAAGGGTGGTTGCGGCAAGACCACCATCGCCACCAATCTCGCCTCGGCCCTGGCCTGGGAAGGTCACGCGGTCGCACTCGGCGACATGGACCCCCAGCAGTCGGCCAACGACTGGCTGGACCAGCGCAGCGAGGATTATCCGGTCATCGAGATGGTCAACCGCGACGGTGGGCCCCTGCGCGCCCCGTCCGGCACCGACATCCTGATTCTCGACACGCCGGCGGGCATTCACGGCACCGAGCTCGGCCACGTCCTGCGGCGCGCCGAAACGGTACTGATCCCGGTGCTGCCCTCACCCGTCGACATGCGGGCGGCCTGGCGCTTCCTGAACCAGCTGCTCGAACTCAAGCCGGTCAAGGAACGCCAGACCGTGGTCGGCCTGATCGCCAACCGGGTGCGCCCCCAGACCATCATCTACCGGGAGCTGACCGGCTTCCTGCACGACTTCCGCATCCCGGTCGTCGGCCAGCTGCGCGACACCATGAACTACGTCCGCGCCTTCGAACGCGGCCTGGCCGTCTCCGACCTGCCGCCCTATCAGGCTTGGGCTGACTGGGAGCAGTGGGAGCCGATCCTCGGCTGGATTCGGAGCAGGAAATCCCGGGGAAAGGGCTGA